A single genomic interval of Microbacterium oleivorans harbors:
- a CDS encoding putative FMN-dependent luciferase-like monooxygenase — translation MSGPRLGFFTRLLEDTTAAERYRFAIEQIEQAERSGFASGWVAQHHFGEDEGGLPSPFVLLAAAAERTSRIGLATAVLTLPIDDPLRAAEDAAVLDLLSGNRVQLGVASGGTPSSFAAFGHDPDRRREIFDDHLAVFTDALAGRGVRGTDSRIYPAAGDLGERVWQATFSVDGGRRAGARGDGLLLSRTQPRTAREPGAPLHDLQLPIIAAYRDALPEGAPVRVLASRTGLVVDPENRTRALELAEDGLRRLAATMHGTDVDGVGIDELVRITDTHVGTVDEVVSSLARDETLAAATDVSFQVHSIAATHELTLRSLQLLAEEVAPRLGLSVGPEAVRSLHGAHRTTGAIAAGSAPAPRSTHHREETTA, via the coding sequence GTGAGTGGACCACGACTGGGATTCTTCACACGCCTGCTCGAGGACACGACCGCGGCCGAGCGCTACCGGTTCGCGATCGAGCAGATCGAGCAGGCCGAGCGATCCGGCTTCGCGTCGGGATGGGTCGCGCAGCATCACTTCGGCGAGGACGAGGGCGGGCTGCCCTCGCCCTTCGTGCTCCTCGCCGCGGCCGCCGAGCGCACCTCGCGCATCGGCCTCGCGACCGCCGTGCTCACCCTGCCCATCGACGACCCGCTGCGCGCGGCGGAGGACGCCGCGGTCCTCGACCTGCTCAGCGGCAACCGGGTGCAGCTGGGCGTCGCATCGGGGGGCACGCCGTCGTCGTTCGCCGCGTTCGGGCACGACCCCGACCGACGGCGCGAGATCTTCGACGACCACCTCGCCGTCTTCACGGATGCGCTCGCCGGCCGCGGGGTGCGCGGCACGGACTCGCGCATCTACCCCGCTGCCGGAGACCTCGGCGAGCGGGTCTGGCAGGCGACCTTCTCGGTCGACGGCGGCCGTCGTGCGGGAGCGCGCGGTGACGGTCTGCTGCTGTCGCGGACGCAGCCGCGGACCGCCCGGGAACCGGGCGCGCCCCTGCACGACCTGCAGCTCCCGATCATCGCGGCGTACCGGGATGCTCTCCCCGAGGGCGCGCCGGTGCGGGTGCTCGCCTCGCGGACCGGCCTGGTCGTCGATCCCGAGAACCGCACGCGGGCGCTCGAGCTCGCCGAGGACGGTCTGCGGCGGCTCGCGGCGACGATGCACGGAACCGACGTCGACGGCGTCGGCATCGACGAGCTCGTGCGCATCACCGACACGCACGTCGGCACCGTCGACGAGGTCGTGTCGTCGCTCGCGCGCGATGAGACGCTCGCGGCAGCGACGGACGTGTCGTTCCAGGTCCACTCGATCGCGGCGACGCACGAGCTCACGCTGCGCTCCCTGCAGCTGCTGGCCGAGGAGGTCGCGCCCCGGCTGGGGCTGTCGGTCGGTCCCGAGGCGGTGCGTTCGCTCCACGGCGCGCACCGGACGACCGGCGCCATCGCCGCAGGATCCGCCCCCGCACCCCGCTCGACCCACCACCGTGAGGAGACCACCGCGTGA
- the glgX gene encoding glycogen debranching protein GlgX encodes MQVWPGSAYPLGATFDGNGTNFALFSEGAEKVELCLFDEDGTETCVDLRDVDAYVWHAYLPNVQPGQRYGYRVHGPNDPASGKRFNPSKLLLDPYAKAVEGQIDWGQPVFGYDFGDPDSFNEEDSAAHMMKGVVINPFFDWAGDRLPKIPYAESVIYEAHVKGLTQLHPDIPEDIRGSYAGIAHPAVIEHLKKIGVTALELMPVHQFVNDSTLQEKGLSNYWGYNTIAFFAPQNTYSSTDGHGQQVQEFKAMVKALHAAGIEVILDVVYNHTAEGNHMGPTLSMRGIDNEAYYRLEDDDKRYYTDYTGTGNSLNVGNPHALQLIMDSLRYWVTEMHVDGFRFDLAATLAREFYDVDRLSAFFELVQQDPIVSQVKLIAEPWDIGPGGYQVGNFPPQWTEWNGKYRDTVRDFWRGEASTLGEFASRLTGSADLYEHDGRWPVASINFVTAHDGFTLRDLVSYNEKHNDANGEDGNDGESHNRSYNMGVEGPTDDPEVLTMRGRQQRNFLATLLLSQGVPMICHGDELGRTQQGNNNGYAQDNELTWIHWDQVDQPLIEFTAALARLRRLHPTFRRSRFFDGRPVRREEGAPLPDIVWLRPDGSAMQPEDWDSGFGRAVAVFLNGDGIRERDRRGEDISDDHFFVLFNAGDEQVDFAVPSDDYSDRWEVLIDTSGELVGSEPLEGGKSIGVRPKSLVVLGEYVEPEPEVDHSVAASLAAGYTSPIDIVSAEAPTPEVPGR; translated from the coding sequence ATGCAGGTTTGGCCGGGTTCCGCGTATCCGTTGGGCGCCACCTTCGACGGCAACGGGACGAACTTCGCGCTGTTCAGCGAGGGCGCCGAGAAGGTGGAGCTGTGCCTGTTCGACGAGGACGGCACCGAGACGTGTGTCGACCTGCGCGACGTCGACGCATACGTCTGGCACGCCTACCTTCCCAACGTGCAGCCGGGGCAGCGCTACGGTTACCGCGTCCACGGGCCGAACGACCCGGCGTCGGGCAAGCGCTTCAACCCGAGCAAGCTGCTGCTCGACCCGTATGCGAAGGCCGTCGAGGGTCAGATCGACTGGGGTCAGCCCGTGTTCGGGTACGACTTCGGTGACCCCGACTCGTTCAACGAGGAGGACTCCGCGGCCCACATGATGAAGGGCGTCGTCATCAACCCCTTCTTCGACTGGGCGGGCGACCGGCTTCCGAAGATCCCCTACGCCGAGAGCGTCATCTACGAGGCCCACGTGAAGGGCCTCACGCAGCTGCATCCCGACATCCCCGAGGACATCCGCGGTTCGTACGCGGGTATCGCTCACCCGGCGGTCATCGAGCACCTCAAGAAGATCGGCGTCACCGCGCTCGAGCTCATGCCGGTGCACCAGTTCGTCAACGACTCCACACTGCAGGAGAAGGGTCTTTCGAACTACTGGGGCTACAACACCATCGCGTTCTTCGCCCCGCAGAACACCTACTCCTCGACCGACGGCCACGGCCAGCAGGTGCAGGAGTTCAAGGCCATGGTCAAGGCCCTGCACGCGGCGGGCATCGAGGTCATCCTCGACGTGGTCTACAACCACACCGCGGAGGGCAATCACATGGGCCCGACGTTGTCGATGCGCGGCATCGACAACGAGGCCTACTACCGCCTCGAAGACGACGACAAGCGCTACTACACCGACTACACCGGCACCGGCAACAGTCTCAACGTCGGCAATCCCCACGCGCTGCAGCTCATCATGGACTCGCTGCGATACTGGGTCACCGAGATGCACGTCGACGGCTTCCGCTTCGACCTCGCCGCCACCCTCGCCCGCGAGTTCTACGACGTCGACCGCCTGTCGGCGTTCTTCGAGCTCGTGCAGCAGGACCCGATCGTCTCGCAGGTCAAGCTGATCGCCGAGCCGTGGGACATCGGCCCCGGCGGCTACCAGGTGGGCAACTTCCCGCCGCAGTGGACGGAGTGGAACGGCAAGTACCGCGACACCGTCCGCGACTTCTGGCGGGGCGAGGCCTCGACGCTCGGTGAGTTCGCCTCGCGTCTGACCGGCTCGGCCGACCTGTACGAGCACGACGGCCGGTGGCCGGTGGCATCCATCAACTTCGTCACGGCTCACGATGGCTTCACCCTGCGCGACCTGGTGTCGTACAACGAGAAGCACAACGACGCCAACGGCGAGGACGGCAACGACGGCGAGTCGCACAACCGCTCCTACAACATGGGCGTCGAGGGGCCCACAGACGACCCCGAGGTGCTGACGATGCGCGGTCGGCAGCAGCGCAACTTCCTCGCGACGCTGCTGCTGAGCCAGGGCGTTCCGATGATCTGCCACGGAGACGAACTCGGTCGCACGCAGCAGGGCAACAACAACGGCTACGCGCAGGACAATGAGCTGACCTGGATCCACTGGGACCAGGTCGACCAGCCGCTCATCGAGTTCACCGCGGCTCTTGCTCGCCTGCGCCGGCTGCACCCCACGTTCCGCCGCAGCCGATTCTTCGACGGCCGACCGGTGCGTCGGGAGGAGGGCGCCCCGCTGCCCGACATCGTGTGGCTGCGGCCGGACGGCAGCGCGATGCAGCCCGAGGACTGGGATTCCGGCTTCGGCCGCGCCGTCGCGGTGTTCCTCAACGGCGACGGCATCCGCGAGCGCGATCGTCGTGGCGAGGACATCTCGGACGACCACTTCTTCGTCCTGTTCAACGCGGGCGACGAGCAGGTCGACTTCGCCGTGCCCTCCGATGACTACAGCGACCGCTGGGAGGTCCTCATCGACACCAGCGGCGAGCTCGTCGGCTCGGAGCCGCTCGAGGGCGGCAAGTCGATCGGCGTCCGACCGAAGTCGCTCGTCGTTCTCGGCGAGTACGTCGAGCCCGAGCCGGAGGTCGATCACTCGGTCGCGGCGTCGCTCGCAGCCGGCTACACCTCGCCGATCGACATCGTCAGCGCCGAGGCCCCCACCCCGGAGGTGCCCGGACGATGA
- a CDS encoding dipeptide ABC transporter ATP-binding protein produces the protein MSARPLLEIRDLAVRYRTRRGPVDAVRGVSLDVAAGGVTALVGESGSGKSSVAQSVIGLLAGNGRVAGGSIRLDERSGGPVELVGLAERRWRQLRGRCIGLIPQDPGSSLNPVATIGASVAEPLRIHGWRDGARIRARVIDLLDRVGIDDPEARARQYPHELSGGMRQRVLIAAAIALEPELVIADEPTSALDVTVQRTVLDLLDELRRETGTGILFITHDLAVAADRSDDIVVMRDGQVQESGRSASVLASPSSPYTRTLLADAPSLARVVAREAPSVDTSEPPLVAVRGIRQEFARPGRAPLVAVDDVSFVVPRGTTHALVGESGSGKTTIGRSIAGFHRPTGGTVRVGDTEVTALRSRREFHRTTQLVYQNPYASLDPRQTISAVLTEPLRNFGIGSRADRAERVAHHLELVSLAPEIGLRHPRELSGGQRQRVAIARALIVEPQLVVLDEAVSALDVTVQAQILRLLARLQDDLDLTYVFISHDLAVVRQVSDTVSVLRRGVQVEQGPVARVFDAPQHDYTRRLLDAIPGTGLRSSALPAAEGSPTATNQEATA, from the coding sequence GTGAGCGCGCGACCCCTGCTGGAGATCCGCGACCTCGCCGTCCGCTACCGCACGCGCCGCGGACCGGTCGATGCCGTGCGCGGCGTCTCGCTCGATGTGGCCGCCGGGGGCGTCACGGCTCTGGTGGGAGAGTCGGGCTCGGGCAAGTCGTCGGTCGCGCAGTCGGTCATCGGACTGCTCGCCGGCAACGGCAGGGTCGCGGGCGGCTCGATCCGCCTCGACGAGCGCAGCGGCGGGCCGGTCGAACTCGTCGGACTCGCCGAGCGCCGCTGGCGACAGCTGCGCGGACGATGCATCGGTCTCATCCCGCAGGACCCCGGCAGCTCCCTCAACCCCGTCGCGACGATCGGCGCGAGCGTCGCCGAGCCGCTGCGGATCCATGGCTGGCGTGACGGCGCGCGCATCCGTGCGCGCGTGATCGACCTCCTCGACCGCGTCGGCATCGACGACCCGGAGGCGCGCGCACGTCAGTATCCGCACGAGCTGTCGGGTGGGATGCGGCAGCGCGTGCTGATCGCCGCCGCGATCGCCCTCGAACCCGAGCTGGTCATCGCCGACGAGCCGACGAGCGCCCTCGACGTCACGGTGCAGCGCACGGTCCTGGACCTGCTCGACGAGCTGCGGCGCGAGACCGGCACCGGCATCCTGTTCATCACGCACGACCTCGCCGTCGCCGCCGACCGCTCGGACGACATCGTCGTGATGCGGGACGGCCAGGTGCAGGAGTCCGGCCGTTCGGCGTCGGTGCTCGCCTCACCGTCGTCGCCCTACACCCGCACCCTGTTGGCCGATGCCCCCTCACTGGCACGCGTCGTCGCTCGCGAGGCGCCGAGCGTCGACACGAGCGAGCCGCCCCTCGTCGCGGTGCGAGGCATTCGTCAGGAGTTCGCACGCCCGGGGCGCGCCCCGCTCGTCGCCGTCGACGACGTCTCGTTCGTCGTGCCGCGCGGGACGACTCATGCGCTCGTGGGCGAGTCGGGATCGGGCAAGACGACGATCGGGCGCAGCATCGCCGGCTTCCACCGCCCGACGGGCGGCACCGTACGGGTCGGCGACACCGAGGTGACCGCCCTGCGCTCGCGCCGGGAGTTCCACCGGACGACACAGCTCGTCTACCAGAACCCCTACGCGTCGCTCGATCCACGTCAGACGATCTCCGCCGTCCTCACCGAGCCGCTGCGCAACTTCGGCATCGGCAGCCGCGCCGACCGCGCGGAACGTGTCGCGCACCACCTCGAGCTCGTCTCGCTCGCACCCGAGATCGGGCTGCGGCACCCGCGCGAGCTGTCGGGCGGGCAGCGCCAGCGCGTCGCCATCGCCCGGGCGTTGATCGTCGAACCACAGCTCGTCGTGCTGGACGAGGCCGTCTCGGCGCTCGACGTGACCGTCCAGGCCCAGATCCTGCGCCTGCTCGCGCGGCTGCAGGACGACCTCGACCTCACCTACGTCTTCATCTCGCACGACCTGGCCGTCGTCCGGCAGGTCAGCGACACCGTCTCCGTGCTCCGCCGCGGCGTCCAGGTCGAGCAGGGACCCGTGGCCCGCGTGTTCGACGCGCCGCAGCACGACTACACGAGGCGATTGCTCGACGCCATCCCCGGCACGGGGCTGCGCTCGTCGGCCCTGCCGGCAGCCGAGGGTTCCCCGACCGCAACGAATCAGGAGGCCACAGCGTGA
- a CDS encoding ABC transporter permease: protein MTTYVLRRIGQALLVLVLAYTVAYLLLAALPGDAVIARYANPELGLTAEQVQAIREALGADQPLIVQYVRSIAGFLTGDFGYSVSSGAAVSDLIATALPPTLVLAVLGLAVAVVLAVTIAFTATYGAGRWLRRLFRGLPPLFVSLPVFWIGIILIQVFSFRLGLIPAIGADPVQALVLPVLTLAIPIAAPLAQVLTRSIDEVREQPFVTVVRARGASTSWLLWRNVARNALLPTLTMGGLLFGELVGGAVVTETVFARAGIGQLTAQAVQTRDTPVLLAVVVISTVAFVTINLIVDLLYPVLDARLRTGARRGRRSPSSGAAAVGAAAATGASAAADVSTDAISNGAGR, encoded by the coding sequence GTGACGACGTACGTGCTGCGTCGGATCGGGCAGGCGCTGCTCGTGCTCGTGCTCGCCTACACCGTCGCGTACCTGCTGCTGGCGGCGCTGCCGGGCGACGCCGTCATCGCCCGGTACGCCAATCCCGAGCTCGGTCTCACCGCCGAGCAGGTGCAGGCCATCCGAGAGGCGCTCGGTGCCGACCAGCCCCTCATCGTGCAGTACGTCCGATCGATCGCGGGATTCCTCACGGGCGACTTCGGATACTCGGTCAGCAGCGGCGCCGCCGTCTCGGACCTCATCGCGACGGCGCTGCCCCCCACCCTCGTGCTCGCCGTCCTGGGTCTCGCCGTCGCCGTCGTCCTGGCCGTGACGATCGCCTTCACCGCGACCTACGGTGCCGGACGCTGGCTGCGCCGCCTGTTCCGCGGGCTTCCCCCGCTGTTCGTCTCGCTCCCGGTCTTCTGGATAGGCATCATCCTCATCCAGGTGTTCTCGTTCCGGCTGGGACTCATCCCGGCGATCGGAGCCGACCCGGTTCAGGCGCTGGTGCTGCCGGTGCTGACCCTCGCCATCCCGATCGCGGCGCCGTTGGCCCAGGTGCTGACGCGCAGCATCGACGAGGTCAGGGAGCAGCCCTTCGTCACCGTCGTTCGCGCCCGCGGCGCGAGCACATCCTGGCTGCTGTGGCGCAACGTCGCGCGGAACGCGCTGCTGCCCACCCTCACGATGGGCGGCCTGCTCTTCGGAGAGCTCGTCGGCGGGGCGGTCGTCACCGAGACCGTCTTCGCGCGCGCCGGCATCGGCCAGCTCACCGCCCAGGCCGTGCAGACGCGCGACACCCCGGTGCTGCTGGCCGTCGTCGTGATCTCGACGGTCGCCTTCGTGACGATCAACCTGATCGTCGACCTCCTCTACCCCGTCCTCGACGCGCGCCTGCGAACCGGCGCTCGTCGTGGTCGCCGCAGCCCGTCGTCGGGAGCCGCAGCCGTGGGCGCGGCCGCCGCGACGGGCGCGAGCGCAGCGGCGGACGTCTCGACAGATGCCATCTCGAACGGAGCGGGACGATGA
- the treY gene encoding malto-oligosyltrehalose synthase, with translation MTTPVSTYRLQIRPGFDLDAAAGLTDYLRELGVDWAYLSPLLAAAEGSDHGYDVVDPTKVDPRRGGPEALARFAAAARDAGLGVLVDIVPNHQGVAVPAENPWWWDVLLRGRDSVHAAAFDIDWDHGGGKLSLPILGAPLRDAVAAGEIEVSPARGDEAHGATGVARYYDHVLPLADGTAPAAATTDPATVDAVLAAQHWRAGFWRDDATELNYRRFFAVTTLAGVRVELPEVFEASHAEILRWLREGLVDGLRIDHPDGLADPGGYLDQLAQATGGVYVVVEKILEHAATDHPEQLPAWWATAGTTGYDAMAELDRVLIDPAGESALDELDAALRPDGADAGYDDVVRVAKRAVADTIQAAEVGRLVRSLPADVREELGDDLARDAFAELLTSFSVYRVYPPAGSELVAEAVAAASAARPDLAEAVAVLAPLVTSGDTELSRRFGQTTGPVMAKGVEDTAFYRYPRLGTLTEVGGDPGVFALDVAGYHRAQAQRQASWPHALTSLSTHDTKRSEDVRARLSVLAEMPQRWTETLDRLRAVASTGDGRFDDLLWQAIVGAWPAADARLHDYAEKAAREGGIVTSWSDPDENGEARVHALVDAADGAAREIVEGLVAEVTAPGRSNSLSMKLLQLTAPGVPDVYQGTELWDLSLVDPDNRRDVDFAERRELLARLDAGWHPEVDDSGAAKLLVVSRALRLRRDRPELFTRYAPLPVIGPAGDHAVAFDRGGSVTVATRLPVGLAARGGWADTVVLVPPGRHIDQLTGRAWEGGAVRLADLLDTYPVALLARQES, from the coding sequence ATGACGACCCCGGTCTCGACGTATCGGCTGCAGATCCGGCCGGGCTTCGATCTCGACGCGGCGGCCGGGCTGACCGACTACCTTCGCGAACTCGGGGTCGACTGGGCGTATCTCTCGCCGCTGCTCGCGGCGGCCGAGGGGTCGGACCACGGTTACGACGTCGTCGACCCGACGAAGGTCGATCCGCGGCGCGGCGGGCCCGAGGCGCTCGCGCGCTTCGCGGCCGCCGCCCGTGACGCCGGTCTCGGCGTGCTCGTCGACATCGTCCCGAACCACCAGGGGGTCGCCGTACCCGCGGAGAACCCCTGGTGGTGGGACGTGCTGCTCCGCGGCCGCGACTCGGTGCACGCTGCGGCGTTCGACATCGACTGGGACCACGGCGGCGGCAAGCTGAGCCTCCCGATCCTGGGCGCCCCGCTGCGGGACGCCGTCGCCGCGGGTGAGATCGAGGTCTCGCCAGCGCGCGGCGACGAGGCGCACGGGGCCACGGGCGTGGCGCGCTATTACGACCACGTGCTGCCGCTGGCCGACGGGACCGCCCCGGCGGCGGCGACGACCGACCCGGCCACGGTGGACGCCGTGCTCGCCGCGCAGCATTGGCGTGCCGGCTTCTGGCGTGACGATGCCACCGAGCTCAACTACCGCCGGTTCTTCGCGGTGACCACCCTCGCCGGTGTGCGCGTGGAGCTGCCGGAGGTGTTCGAGGCCAGTCACGCCGAGATCCTCCGCTGGCTGCGCGAGGGCCTCGTCGACGGTCTGCGGATCGACCACCCCGACGGCCTCGCCGACCCGGGCGGCTATCTCGATCAGCTGGCGCAGGCGACCGGCGGCGTGTACGTCGTGGTCGAGAAGATCCTCGAGCACGCCGCCACCGACCACCCCGAGCAGCTGCCCGCATGGTGGGCGACGGCCGGGACGACCGGGTACGACGCGATGGCCGAGCTCGACCGGGTGCTCATCGATCCGGCCGGCGAGAGCGCGCTCGACGAGCTCGACGCGGCACTGCGCCCCGACGGCGCCGACGCGGGATACGACGACGTGGTGCGCGTGGCCAAACGCGCGGTCGCCGACACGATCCAGGCCGCCGAGGTCGGTCGTCTGGTGCGGAGCCTCCCCGCGGACGTGCGCGAAGAGCTCGGAGACGACCTCGCCCGCGACGCGTTCGCCGAGCTGCTCACGAGCTTCTCGGTCTACCGGGTCTACCCGCCGGCCGGCAGTGAGCTGGTGGCCGAGGCCGTGGCCGCGGCATCCGCTGCGCGTCCCGACCTGGCCGAGGCGGTCGCCGTCCTCGCCCCGCTGGTGACCTCGGGTGACACCGAGCTCAGCCGCCGGTTCGGGCAGACCACCGGCCCCGTGATGGCCAAGGGCGTCGAGGACACCGCGTTCTATCGCTACCCGCGCCTCGGGACGCTCACCGAGGTGGGCGGCGACCCCGGCGTGTTCGCGCTCGACGTGGCCGGCTACCACCGTGCACAGGCGCAGCGGCAGGCCTCCTGGCCGCACGCTCTGACCTCGCTCAGCACGCACGACACCAAGCGCAGCGAGGATGTGCGCGCGCGCCTCTCGGTGCTCGCCGAGATGCCGCAGCGCTGGACCGAGACGCTCGACCGCCTGCGCGCCGTCGCCTCGACCGGCGACGGCCGCTTCGACGACCTCCTGTGGCAGGCGATCGTCGGCGCCTGGCCGGCGGCCGACGCGCGTCTGCACGACTACGCCGAGAAGGCCGCTCGCGAGGGCGGGATCGTCACGTCGTGGTCGGACCCCGACGAGAACGGGGAGGCGCGCGTGCACGCGCTGGTCGACGCGGCCGACGGAGCTGCGCGCGAGATCGTCGAGGGGCTCGTCGCCGAGGTCACCGCCCCCGGGCGCTCGAACTCGCTGTCGATGAAGCTGCTGCAGCTCACCGCACCCGGCGTGCCCGACGTCTATCAGGGGACCGAGCTCTGGGACCTCTCGCTCGTCGACCCCGACAACCGCCGCGACGTCGACTTCGCCGAGCGACGCGAGCTGCTGGCGCGGCTCGACGCCGGCTGGCATCCCGAGGTCGACGACTCCGGAGCCGCGAAGCTGCTCGTCGTCTCGCGTGCGCTGCGACTGCGGCGAGATCGCCCCGAGCTCTTCACCCGCTACGCCCCGCTGCCGGTCATCGGGCCGGCCGGCGACCACGCCGTCGCCTTCGATCGCGGCGGCTCCGTCACGGTCGCCACGCGGCTGCCCGTGGGCCTCGCCGCCCGCGGCGGGTGGGCCGACACCGTCGTGCTCGTCCCGCCGGGACGTCACATCGACCAGCTGACGGGCCGGGCATGGGAGGGCGGGGCGGTGCGTCTGGCCGACCTCCTCGACACCTACCCGGTGGCACTGCTGGCGCGACAGGAGTCCTGA
- a CDS encoding ABC transporter permease produces MTALMPPPGSVEPGPVPTAPARWRSLVRPGLVVPAVVVLVALAWALAPGLFTGQSPTETVAASLQAPSAAHWFGTDATGRDVYARVVHGASQSIVGALVAVLVGLIAGSAIGITAGAVGGAVDDVLMRFVDVLLAIPGLLLSLSVVILLGFGTTNAAIAVGVTSIAVFARLARSQVVSVRVSDFVEAAYGSGSTAAGVLFRHILPNSLTPVLALAALQLGSAILQISTLGFLGYGAPPPTPEWGLLIAEGRDYVATAWWLTVLPGAVVAVVVLATNRLSHAIQGGAE; encoded by the coding sequence ATGACCGCGCTCATGCCCCCGCCCGGCTCCGTCGAGCCCGGCCCCGTCCCGACGGCGCCGGCGCGCTGGCGCTCGCTCGTGCGGCCGGGGCTCGTCGTCCCCGCGGTCGTCGTGCTCGTCGCCCTCGCGTGGGCGCTCGCCCCCGGGCTGTTCACGGGGCAGAGCCCGACCGAGACGGTCGCCGCCTCGCTGCAGGCGCCGAGCGCCGCGCACTGGTTCGGGACGGATGCCACGGGGCGCGATGTCTACGCGCGCGTCGTGCACGGCGCATCGCAGTCGATCGTGGGAGCCCTCGTCGCGGTGCTCGTCGGGCTCATCGCGGGCAGCGCGATCGGCATCACCGCAGGCGCCGTCGGCGGGGCCGTCGACGACGTGCTGATGCGTTTCGTCGACGTGCTGCTGGCCATCCCGGGTCTGCTGCTGTCGCTCAGCGTCGTCATCCTGCTCGGTTTCGGCACGACCAACGCCGCCATCGCGGTGGGGGTCACCTCCATCGCCGTCTTCGCCCGCCTCGCCCGCTCGCAGGTCGTGAGCGTGCGGGTCAGCGACTTCGTCGAGGCCGCCTACGGCTCGGGCTCGACGGCCGCCGGCGTGCTGTTCCGGCACATCCTGCCGAACTCGCTGACGCCGGTCCTCGCGCTCGCCGCATTGCAGCTCGGATCGGCGATCCTGCAGATCTCGACTCTGGGCTTCCTGGGGTACGGCGCGCCCCCGCCGACGCCCGAATGGGGGCTCCTGATCGCGGAGGGGCGCGACTACGTCGCGACCGCCTGGTGGCTCACCGTGCTGCCGGGCGCCGTCGTCGCCGTCGTCGTGCTCGCCACCAACCGCCTCAGCCACGCCATCCAGGGAGGTGCCGAGTGA
- a CDS encoding TIGR04028 family ABC transporter substrate-binding protein produces the protein MPRFARALLATASAVAAAALIAGCSAGTTSGAAGEAGEPQDGGTLTYLEPQAWTTLYPPSAGFYPNGGIVNNITDRLLYQDPETLELEPWIATEYTVNADATEYTFTIRDDVTYSDGSALTPENVVKNIDLYGRGDTERALPVSEAINNYDRGEVTGDDTVTFRFTAPSPGFAQAVSTINSGLLSDETLDRASEGFGPGNAEDIVGSGPFVVSAEDLGTKTTLSSRDDYDWAPDSLEHQGAARLDGVEFIVAAEDSVRVGTVVAGQADIARQIEAPDEAQFAAGGLSLVASATNGVNNGLSFRFGDDRLSDIRVRQAIIAGIDRQEIIDTLFTDNYPLATGALATTALGYIDTSDSYVYDPDAAADLLDEAGWSLGSDGVREKDGQKLELTFNEALPQPRSREVVTLIQEQLAKIGIQVELFSGDQAAQTAASADIGQIQVYHSMVGRADFDVLKSQYFSGNRNTLLNRDPASGSVRDPELDRLLAAIASEPTTEQRQEASAAAQRYLAENAYILPIFEEPQVFGVGPTVHGFSTESVGRPSFYQTWLAQ, from the coding sequence ATGCCTCGCTTCGCCCGTGCACTCCTCGCGACGGCCTCCGCCGTCGCCGCCGCCGCGCTCATCGCCGGCTGCTCCGCCGGCACGACCTCCGGTGCCGCAGGGGAGGCCGGCGAGCCGCAGGACGGCGGAACGCTCACCTACCTCGAGCCGCAGGCGTGGACGACGCTCTACCCGCCCAGCGCCGGCTTCTACCCAAACGGCGGCATCGTCAACAACATCACCGACCGGCTGCTCTACCAAGATCCCGAGACGCTCGAGCTCGAACCGTGGATCGCGACGGAGTACACCGTCAACGCCGACGCCACGGAGTACACCTTCACGATCCGCGACGACGTCACCTACTCCGACGGCAGCGCGCTGACGCCCGAGAACGTCGTCAAGAACATCGACCTCTACGGTCGAGGCGACACCGAGCGAGCCCTGCCCGTCTCGGAGGCCATCAACAACTACGACCGCGGCGAGGTCACGGGCGACGACACGGTGACGTTCCGCTTCACCGCTCCGTCGCCGGGCTTCGCCCAGGCGGTGTCGACCATCAACTCCGGTCTGCTCTCGGACGAGACCCTCGACCGGGCGAGTGAAGGATTCGGTCCCGGAAACGCCGAGGACATCGTCGGAAGCGGCCCCTTCGTCGTCTCCGCCGAGGATCTGGGTACGAAGACGACCCTGTCGTCGCGCGACGACTACGACTGGGCGCCCGACTCGCTCGAGCACCAGGGCGCCGCCCGTCTCGACGGTGTGGAGTTCATCGTGGCCGCGGAGGACAGCGTCCGCGTCGGCACGGTCGTGGCGGGGCAGGCCGACATCGCGCGTCAGATCGAGGCGCCCGACGAGGCCCAGTTCGCCGCCGGCGGACTCTCGCTGGTGGCATCCGCGACGAACGGCGTCAACAACGGTCTGAGCTTCCGGTTCGGCGACGACCGGCTCTCCGACATCCGCGTCCGGCAGGCGATCATCGCCGGCATCGACCGGCAGGAGATCATCGACACCCTCTTCACCGACAACTACCCGCTGGCCACCGGCGCACTCGCCACCACCGCGCTGGGATACATCGACACGTCCGACTCCTACGTCTACGACCCGGATGCGGCGGCCGACCTCCTCGACGAGGCCGGGTGGTCGCTCGGCTCCGACGGCGTGCGCGAGAAGGACGGTCAGAAGCTGGAGCTCACGTTCAACGAGGCGTTGCCGCAGCCGCGCTCCCGCGAGGTCGTGACGCTCATCCAGGAGCAGCTGGCCAAGATCGGCATCCAGGTGGAGCTCTTCTCGGGCGACCAGGCCGCCCAGACGGCCGCGTCGGCCGACATCGGCCAGATCCAGGTGTACCACTCCATGGTCGGCCGGGCCGATTTCGATGTGCTGAAGTCGCAGTACTTCTCGGGCAACCGCAACACCCTCCTCAACCGCGACCCGGCGAGCGGCTCGGTCCGCGACCCCGAGCTCGATCGCCTCCTCGCGGCGATCGCCTCCGAGCCGACCACCGAGCAGCGGCAGGAGGCGTCGGCGGCCGCGCAGCGCTATCTCGCCGAGAACGCCTACATCCTCCCGATCTTCGAGGAGCCGCAGGTGTTCGGTGTCGGGCCGACGGTGCACGGGTTCTCGACCGAGTCCGTGGGACGCCCGTCGTTCTACCAGACCTGGCTCGCGCAGTGA